The following is a genomic window from Flavobacterium sp..
TTCCATTTTTAGATAAAGCATTTTTGGATTTAGCCATCAAAATTCAACCTGAAGAAAAAATGCCAAAATCGTACGACGGAATTGAAAAATATATTTTGAGAAAAGCATTTGATACACCTGAAAAACCCTTTTTGCCCGAAGAGATTTTATGGCGTCAGAAAGAACAATTTTCTGATGGAGTAGGTTACAACTGGATTGATACTTTAATTGAGTATTGCTCAAGCCAAGTTACAGATGATGAATTTGAAAAAGCAAAACAGTTTTTTCCTTACAATACACCTGTTACAAAAGAGGCTTTTTATTACAGAAGCATATTTCATAAACATTTTCCACAAGAAAGTGCTGCTCAAACGGTTCGTAAATGGATTCCAAAATGGCAAGAAAACCAAGATCCAAGTGGTAGAGCCAATGCTGCTCATGTTAAGGCAGATGTGTCGATTTCAGTGGAATTGGAGAAAATTTAGTTTTGATTTTTTAAATTTTTTGGTTTGTTGATTTTTAAAAGCCTCTTTAATTGAGTTTTAAAGAGGCTTTTTGTTTTTATTCTATTTCGCTAAAATCAAAAAAAGTGCAAAAATTCAAAATAAGCTAGTTTTTATTCGATTTAAGCGCTTTTTGTTTGAAATTAACAAATGTTAATAACTTAGAGGTGAGTTCGATTGGTTTTTATTTCTTCTTTTCTTCTAATTAGTTATATTTGTTGATATAAAAATACTTTATTTAGCACAAATATTATGAGTGAAGAAAATAAGAAAAGTGGTTATTCTGCGGATAGTATTCAGGCCTTAGAGGGAATGGAGCACGTAAGAATGCGACCTTCCATGTATATTGGAGATACTGGAGTTCGTGGATTACACCATTTAGTGTATGAAGTGGTTGATAACTCTATTGATGAGGCGTTAGCTGGACATTGTGATACTATTTATGTAGCAATAAACGAAGATAATTCCATTTCAGTTGAAGATAACGGTCGTGGTATTCCAGTTGATTTACACAAAAAAGAAGGCGTTTCTGCACTAGAAGTTGTAATGACTAAAATTGGAGCAGGAGGTAAGTTTGATAAAGATTCTTATAAGGTTTCTGGAGGTTTGCATGGTGTTGGGGTTTCGTGTGTTAACGCACTTTCTGACCATTTACGTGCAACGGTTTATCGTGAAGGTAAAATCTATGAGCAAGAATACGAAAGAGGTAAAGCGTTATATCCAGTAAAACAAATTGGAACGACTGATAAAAGAGGTACTATGGTTACTTTTAAACCAGATGCTACTATTTTTACCCAAACATTAGAATATTCATACGACACATTAGCGGCTCGTTTACGCGAACTTTCTTTCTTAAATAAGGGAATCACCATTACTTTAACTGATAAAAGAAATTTAGCAGAAGACGGTTCTCAACCAGTTGAAACTTTTCATTCTAAAGAAGGTTTAAAAGAATTTGTTAAGTTTTTAGATGGAAATCGTGAACCTATCATTACTCATGTAATTAGCATGGAGCATGAAAAAGGTGAGATTCCTGTTGAGGTTGCTTTAATTTACAATACAAGTTACACCGAGAATATTTTCTCTTATGTAAATAATATCAATACACACGAAGGAGGAACACATTTACAAGGTTTCCGTATGGGTTTAACGCGTACGTTGAAAAAATATGCGGATGCTTCTGGTTTGTTGGATAAATTAAAATTTGAAATTTCAGGAGATGACTTCCGTGAAGGTTTAACAGCTATTATTTCGGTAAAAGTGCAAGAACCACAGTTCGAAGGTCAAACCAAAACTAAATTAGGAAATAGAGAAGTAGTTTCTCCAGTTTCTCAGGCGGTTTCTGAAATGTTAGAAAATTATTTGGAAGAAAATCCAAATGATGCTAAAATCATAGTTCAAAAAGTAATTCTTGCTGCACAAGCACGTCATGCTGCTAAAAAAGCACGTGAAATGGTGCAACGTAAAACCGTTATGGGTGGTGGAGGATTGCCAGGTAAATTATCAGATTGTTCAGAACAAGATCCAGAAAAATGCGAAATTTTCCTTGTAGAGGGAGATTCGGCAGGAGGAACAGCTAAACAAGGTCGTGATAGATTTTTCCAAGCAATTTTACCTTTACGTGGTAAAATTTTGAATGTGGAAAAAGCAATGCAACACAAAGTATTTGAAAACGAAGAAATTCGTAATATTTTTACCGCATTAGGAGTTACAATCGGAACCGCTGAAGATTCAAAAGCTTTAAATTTAGAAAAATTACGTTACCACAAAGTAGTGATTATGTGTGATGCCGATGTCGATGGTTCTCACATCTCAACTTTGATTTTAACGTTCTTTTTTAGATATATGAAAGAACTTATTGAAAAAGGTCACGTATATATTGCAGCTCCACCTTTATATTTGGTTAAAAAAGGAAACAAAAAAGAGTATGCTTGGAACGATGTTCAACGTGATGTTGCTAATGAAAGAATGGGAGGAAATGCTGCTATTCAACGTTATAAAGGTCTTGGGGAAATGAATGCAGAACAATTGTGGGACACGACTCTTAATCCAGAAAACAGAACGTTCAGACAAGTTACAATCGATAGTTTGGCAGAAGCGGATAGAGTTTTCTCAATGTTGATGGGTGATGAGGTACCGCCTCGTAGAGAGTTTATTGAAAAGAATGCCTCTTACGCTAAAATTGATGCGTAAATCGGGTATAATAATAGGATTATTTGCTGCTTTCTTTTTTACACAAAAAAGTAAGGCTCAGACTGTAAATGAACAAATAGGGTATCTGTTAACAGATGCCCTTTTCTATTCGGGTCAGTATATTACTCCTGCAACAGATGCAGCGGTTTATCAAGCTTCTTCATCTTGGATGAATTCGGCAAAGAAAAAAGAAAAATGGAAAGTTGATTTAGGTTTACATGTAAATACTTTTTTTGTTCCTAAAAAGGATAGAGAATTTCAAATAAGTAATGATGATTTTCTATTTTTTGAAATAGAAAATGCAGAAACCGCAGTTGTTCCTTCTACTTTAGGAAATGATAATCAAGTTTATTTGGTAGGAGATTTAGATGGTCAACAAGTGCGATTTAAAACTCCTGAAGGAATTAATCAAGAAGTAGTGGTTTATCCTTATTTGCAAGCGAGCGTAGGATTACCTTATGGATTTGAATTTGTAGGAAGATATTCAACTCGAACCAAACTTAAAAAGGGCGATTATCAGGTATATGGATTTGGTTTAAAGCATAATTTTAGTCAGTATTTTTCAAAGTTAGAACAAAAGAAAATCAATATTTCATTGCTAACGGTTTATTCAAATGAAGAAATCCGATTTGATTTTTTAGATGTCCAAACGGCAACTTTTGGTAATTTAGGATTGGATAGATTTAGTAGTAAAATTAATACTTATCATTTTCAACTAGCTGTTTCAAAAGGAATTAAGGATTTCGAAATTATTGGAAGTATAATTACTAATGTGAGTGATTTTAATTATAAGGTATATAGTGATAGTTCTGAACCTTCAGTATTTTTAGATCCAATCAATAAGCTTATTCCACAGCTTGAAGAAACCAAATGGAATGCAATAGGTGAAATTTCAGGTAGATATCAAATAAGCAAATTTTATCTGCAAAGTTCAATTGCTTTTGGTAAATTTGTCAACGGAAATATGGGAGTTCAATATCAATTTTAATTTAATAATTTTAAATATACACAATAAAATGAAAGTAACTATAGTAGGTGCGGGAAACGTAGGTGCAACATGTGCAGACGTTATATCGTACAGAGGAATTGCAAGTGAGGTTGTATTAGTAGACATTAAAGAAGGTTTTGCCGAAGGTAAAGCTATGGATATTATGCAATGCGCTACAACTACTGTGTTTAATACACAATTGAGTGGTACAACTGGTGATTATTCTAAAACTGCAGGAAGTGATGTAGTAGTAATTACTTCAGGTATTCCAAGAAAACCTGGAATGACCCGTGAAGAGTTAATCGGTATCAATGCTGGAATTGTTAAGTCGGTTGCAGATAACGTTTTAACACATTCTCCAAATGCAATTATAGTAGTAGTGTCTAATCCAATGGATACTATGGCCTATTTAACATTAAAAGCTACAGGATTGCCTAAAAATAGAGTAATTGGAATGGGTGGTGCTTTAGATAGCTCTCGTTTTAAATATTATTTATCAAAAGCATTAGATAAACCAGCTAATGATGTTCAAGGTATGGTTATTGGTGGTCATGGTGATACTACAATGATTCCATTAACACGTTTAGCATCTTACAATGGTGTTCCGGTTTCTAATTTCTTATCTCAAGAAGAATTAGATAAAGTAGCTGCTGACACTATGGTGGGTGGTGCTACATTAACAGGTTTGTTAGGAACTTCAGCTTGGTATGCACCAGGAGCTTCTGTGGCTTATTTAGTTGATAGTATTTTAAATGATCAAAAGCGTATGATTCCATGTTCAGTATTCTTAGAAGGAGAGTATGGACAAGAAGATATTTGTATGGGAGTTCCATGTATTATTGGTAAAAATGGTGTTGAGAAAATTGTTGATGTGCAATTAAATGAAGCTGAAAAAGCATTATTTGCTAAAAGTGCAGATGCAGTTCGTAACATGAATGCAGATTTGAAATCAGTATTGTAATTTTATCTTAAAAATAAAATACAAAAACTGTCAATAAATTGGCAGTTTTTTTTTGTTATGACATTTTTTATGAACACAATAAGATTGCATTTTTTGCTGTAAATTAATAAGTTTTAAACAATAAATGAAGGATTGTGAATTACTTTTTTTTGTTGTAAGTGTTTAATTATTAGGTAATAATAAGGATTTGCGATTAAAATTTATTAAAAAGGCTATTTTAATCCAAAATAAAATTGCTTAATCTTATTGTAAATTATATATTTGTCCGTTTTTATAATATAGAATAAATAAATTTTAGTATAATGCAGAATAGAGGACTTATTAAATTTTTCGCAATTATCTTTGCTTTGGTATGTGTATACCAACTTTCTTTTACTTTCGTAGCAAATAGTATTGTTTCTGATGCAAAAGCTTTTGCAAAAGGAGATGCTGCTAAGGAATTACGTTATTTAGATTCTATAGGAAAAGAAGAAGTATACTTAGGACATACTTACAAAGAAGTTACCAATAACCAAATCAACAAAGGTCTTGACTTAGAAGGTGGATTAAACGTAATCCTTCAAATTTCAGTTAAAGATGTTTTGAAAGGATTAGCTAATGATTCTAAAAATCCAGCTTTCCTAAAAGCACTTGCTGATGCAAAAGCAAACCAACAAGGAAATCAAGATTATATTGATGCTTTCTTTGAAGCAGCTAATGCAGCAAATGTGAAATTGGCTGCTGCTGATGTTTTTGGAAATAGAAACTTAGATGAAGTTATCAAGTTTGATATGACCAACAAACAAGTTGAGCCAATCATCAAACAAAAAGTTCAAGAATCAGTAGAAAGTGCTTTCAAAGTATTAAGAGAGCGTATCGATAAATTTGGTGTAACTCAACCTAATATTCAATTATTAGGAAATTCTGGTAGAATCTTGGTAGAATTGCCAGGCGCTAAAGATGTTGATCGTATAAAAAAATTATTGCAAAGTACTGCTCAATTAGAGTTTTGGGAAACCTATAAAATTGAAGAAGTTGGACAATATTTAATGTCTGTAGAAGATGCATTAAAGAAAACAGAAGTAGCTGTTAAAGCGGCACCAACTAAAACAACTGGAATAGATTCTTTATTAACAGATAAAGCAGATACTACAGCTGCAAATAATAGTCCTTTCTTAGGTAAAATGTTAGCTCCAGGTCAGCAAGGTGCTCCACATGTAGGAACATTTGCTACTAAAGATACTGCAGTTATTAACGGGTATTTAAAAAGAGCAGATATTAAAGCTTTATTACCAGCTAATTTAACTAACATTAGATTTGCTTGGGGAAAAACCAACGAAAAAAATCCAGATATTACAGATTTATATGCATTAAAAGGAACAAGAGATAATGTTGCTCCTTTAAGTGGTGGTGTTATTGTTGATGCAAAAGATACTTTTGATCAATTAGGTAAACCAGCCGTTTCTATGCAAATGAATGGTAACGGATCAAGAAAATGGGAACAAATTACAGGAGCAGTTTCTCAACAAGGAAATGCTATTGCAATTGTTTTAGATAATATCGTTTACTCTGCACCAGGTGTAAGTAAAGGAGCGATTACTGGAGGTCAATCAGAAATCTCTGGAAACTTTACAATTGAAGAAACAAAAGATTTAGCAAACATCTTAAGAGCAGGTAAATTACCAGCTGCAGCAGAAATTGTTCAATCAGAAGTAGTAGGGCCATCATTAGGACAAGAAGCTATTGATAATGGTATGTTATCATTCGTTATTGGTTTTGCTTTAGTATTATTATGGATGGTAGTTTACTACGGTAAAACTGGATTCTATGCTAACTTAGCTTTATTAGTAAACATCTTATTCATTTTTGGAACATTAGCAAGTTTTGGTGCGGTATTAACATTGCCAGGTATTGCAGGTATCGTTTTAACAATCGGTATGGCGGTAGATGCTAACGTAATCATATTTGAAAGAGCAAAAGAAGAATTAGATAATGGTAAATCGGTACAAGAAGCTACTGATTATGCTTTTACTTGGAAAGGTGCGATGTCATCTATTATTGATGCTAACGTTACTACAGCGATTACAGCTATTATCTTATTAGTGTTTGGAACAGGGCCTATTCAAGGTTTTGCTACTACTTTATTAATTGGTATTTTTACTTCTGTTATCACTGCAGTTTTTGTAACTAGAATGTTCTTAGATTGGAGTTTAAACAGAAACGAAAAATTAGCTTATTCAACTTCGTTAACTAAAACTTGGTTTAAAAACTTAAATATCGATTTCTTAGGGAAAAAGAAAATTGCTTATATAATTTCAGGTCTTTTAGTAGCATTAAGTATTTTCTCATTAGCAACTAAAGGATTAAATCAAGGGGTTGACTTCGTAGGAGGAAGAACGTACCAAGTACGTTTCGATAAAGCGGTTTCGGCTCCAGAAGTTACAGCTGATTTAGTAGCTGTTTTTGGAAGTGCTGAAGCTAAAATTTATGGAGGTAATAATCAGTTAAAAATTACTACTAAATATAAAATTGAAGACGAAGGCGAAGGTGTAGATAAAGAAGTAAACCAAAAATTATATGAAGGTTTAAAGAAATATTTACCAGCTGATTTAACCTATGAAAAGTTTGCCAATTTATACGAAGGTAAAGAAATTGGTATTTTATCATCTGCTAAAGTAACAGGAACTATTTCAAAAGATATTAAAACAAACTCTTTATGGGCAGTTTTAGGTTCATTATTTGTTGTATTTGTTTACTTAATGATTAGTTTCCGTAAATGGCAATTTGGATTAGCTGCTGTTATAGCAGTTGCGCATGACGTAATTATTGTATTGGGTATTTTCTCATTTTTCTATACAATCTTACCATTTAACATGGAGATTGACCAAGCGTTCATTGCTGCAATCTTAACCGTTATTGGATATTCGTTGAATGATACTGTAATTGTATTTGATAGAGTTCGTGAATACCTAGATTACAATTCCTCACCAGATTTCAAAGGATTAGTTAACAAAGCATTAAATACTACTTTAAGTAGAACAATCAATACTTCTGCAACAACATTAGTTGTGTTAGTGGCAATCTTCATTTTTGGAGGTGAAACTATTAGAGGTTTCGTATTTGCTATCTTAGTGGGTATTTTAGTAGGAACTTATTCTTCATTATTCATTGCAACTCCAGTGATGCAAGATACAATTGGTGAAAAAGAAGGTCGTAAAATGGCTGAATTTAAAAAAGAAGACTAAGTAATTAGTTTACATTATATTGAAAAGTCCTGATTTATTCAGGACTTTTTTTATATTTATAATTCTAAAATGATAAATTATGAAAGCTAAACTTTTTTTATTTGCTCTTGTGTTCGTAGTAATGTCTTGTAATAAGAATAAAGTATTTGACGAATTTAATCGTGATTTTACAGATAATCGTTGGGAAAGCAAAGATGTGAAGTCATTTGAATTTGAAAATATGCAATCTGAGGAAGTTTGTGATGTCAAATTACACATTGGTCACATAAGCGGTTTTCAATTCAAGGAAGTGCCTTTAGAAGTCGAAATTTCAACTCCTGATGACATGGCAGAAACACTCCCTGTGGTTATGAAACTTATTGATGAGTCAGGAAATGATATTGGCGATTGTACAGGTGATGTTTGTGATGTGTTCCAATCTATTAAAACTTTTGAAAAACTTGAAAAAGGTAAATACAAAATTAGTATTAAAAGTAAATTTAAAGGACCTTATCTGCCAAATGTGTTAGGAGTAGGAATTGTAGTCGAGAAACAAAAATAAAAAAAGCAGTTAGAATTTCTAACCGCTTTCTTATGATATAATTTATTCCACAGTGTCTAGTTTGCAGCTTCAACTGTAAATCCTTCCTTACGCAATAATTTAATTACCCCTTCTTCTCCCGCTAAATGTCCCGCACCAACGCCAAAAAATGTTGGTTTAGCTTTCATAGTTTTTATCATCACGGGAATCCAGTTTTTGTTTCTATTGTTTAACAAAACATCTTGATTATCTGAAGTAATTTTGTTATCTGAATCATCCATCATTTTAAGCATGCCCTCAATGTCTTTACTTTGATAGATTTTCATCATTTTTTTTAGTTCATCTTTGTCCTTTTGTAAATCACTTTTAGCCATTTTTACTAATTCATCGGCCTGAACTTGGTAGGAAATCGCATCAAATACTTTCATTTGGTCTTCCACAGTTTCTAGTCCAAAGATTTCTTCTTTTTGTTCCTTGCTTACTTTCATCAATTCATT
Proteins encoded in this region:
- the secDF gene encoding protein translocase subunit SecDF translates to MQNRGLIKFFAIIFALVCVYQLSFTFVANSIVSDAKAFAKGDAAKELRYLDSIGKEEVYLGHTYKEVTNNQINKGLDLEGGLNVILQISVKDVLKGLANDSKNPAFLKALADAKANQQGNQDYIDAFFEAANAANVKLAAADVFGNRNLDEVIKFDMTNKQVEPIIKQKVQESVESAFKVLRERIDKFGVTQPNIQLLGNSGRILVELPGAKDVDRIKKLLQSTAQLEFWETYKIEEVGQYLMSVEDALKKTEVAVKAAPTKTTGIDSLLTDKADTTAANNSPFLGKMLAPGQQGAPHVGTFATKDTAVINGYLKRADIKALLPANLTNIRFAWGKTNEKNPDITDLYALKGTRDNVAPLSGGVIVDAKDTFDQLGKPAVSMQMNGNGSRKWEQITGAVSQQGNAIAIVLDNIVYSAPGVSKGAITGGQSEISGNFTIEETKDLANILRAGKLPAAAEIVQSEVVGPSLGQEAIDNGMLSFVIGFALVLLWMVVYYGKTGFYANLALLVNILFIFGTLASFGAVLTLPGIAGIVLTIGMAVDANVIIFERAKEELDNGKSVQEATDYAFTWKGAMSSIIDANVTTAITAIILLVFGTGPIQGFATTLLIGIFTSVITAVFVTRMFLDWSLNRNEKLAYSTSLTKTWFKNLNIDFLGKKKIAYIISGLLVALSIFSLATKGLNQGVDFVGGRTYQVRFDKAVSAPEVTADLVAVFGSAEAKIYGGNNQLKITTKYKIEDEGEGVDKEVNQKLYEGLKKYLPADLTYEKFANLYEGKEIGILSSAKVTGTISKDIKTNSLWAVLGSLFVVFVYLMISFRKWQFGLAAVIAVAHDVIIVLGIFSFFYTILPFNMEIDQAFIAAILTVIGYSLNDTVIVFDRVREYLDYNSSPDFKGLVNKALNTTLSRTINTSATTLVVLVAIFIFGGETIRGFVFAILVGILVGTYSSLFIATPVMQDTIGEKEGRKMAEFKKED
- the gyrB gene encoding DNA topoisomerase (ATP-hydrolyzing) subunit B gives rise to the protein MSEENKKSGYSADSIQALEGMEHVRMRPSMYIGDTGVRGLHHLVYEVVDNSIDEALAGHCDTIYVAINEDNSISVEDNGRGIPVDLHKKEGVSALEVVMTKIGAGGKFDKDSYKVSGGLHGVGVSCVNALSDHLRATVYREGKIYEQEYERGKALYPVKQIGTTDKRGTMVTFKPDATIFTQTLEYSYDTLAARLRELSFLNKGITITLTDKRNLAEDGSQPVETFHSKEGLKEFVKFLDGNREPIITHVISMEHEKGEIPVEVALIYNTSYTENIFSYVNNINTHEGGTHLQGFRMGLTRTLKKYADASGLLDKLKFEISGDDFREGLTAIISVKVQEPQFEGQTKTKLGNREVVSPVSQAVSEMLENYLEENPNDAKIIVQKVILAAQARHAAKKAREMVQRKTVMGGGGLPGKLSDCSEQDPEKCEIFLVEGDSAGGTAKQGRDRFFQAILPLRGKILNVEKAMQHKVFENEEIRNIFTALGVTIGTAEDSKALNLEKLRYHKVVIMCDADVDGSHISTLILTFFFRYMKELIEKGHVYIAAPPLYLVKKGNKKEYAWNDVQRDVANERMGGNAAIQRYKGLGEMNAEQLWDTTLNPENRTFRQVTIDSLAEADRVFSMLMGDEVPPRREFIEKNASYAKIDA
- a CDS encoding DUF6588 family protein gives rise to the protein MRKSGIIIGLFAAFFFTQKSKAQTVNEQIGYLLTDALFYSGQYITPATDAAVYQASSSWMNSAKKKEKWKVDLGLHVNTFFVPKKDREFQISNDDFLFFEIENAETAVVPSTLGNDNQVYLVGDLDGQQVRFKTPEGINQEVVVYPYLQASVGLPYGFEFVGRYSTRTKLKKGDYQVYGFGLKHNFSQYFSKLEQKKINISLLTVYSNEEIRFDFLDVQTATFGNLGLDRFSSKINTYHFQLAVSKGIKDFEIIGSIITNVSDFNYKVYSDSSEPSVFLDPINKLIPQLEETKWNAIGEISGRYQISKFYLQSSIAFGKFVNGNMGVQYQF
- the mdh gene encoding malate dehydrogenase; protein product: MKVTIVGAGNVGATCADVISYRGIASEVVLVDIKEGFAEGKAMDIMQCATTTVFNTQLSGTTGDYSKTAGSDVVVITSGIPRKPGMTREELIGINAGIVKSVADNVLTHSPNAIIVVVSNPMDTMAYLTLKATGLPKNRVIGMGGALDSSRFKYYLSKALDKPANDVQGMVIGGHGDTTMIPLTRLASYNGVPVSNFLSQEELDKVAADTMVGGATLTGLLGTSAWYAPGASVAYLVDSILNDQKRMIPCSVFLEGEYGQEDICMGVPCIIGKNGVEKIVDVQLNEAEKALFAKSADAVRNMNADLKSVL